DNA from Cherax quadricarinatus isolate ZL_2023a chromosome 84, ASM3850222v1, whole genome shotgun sequence:
TGAGAGAACTAATTGCAGAGAGAGGAAATTACAGAGTCAAgaaactgaggatcacaaatgtgaaagcatagagaaagagagaaataagaacactttttTTGGCAGAGGATGAGTGGTAAGAAATTAGTAAATGCAGATACCACTGTGCATTGGTTTGCAATAAAAATGGATAAAGAAAAGCCTGTCACCAAGCAATGGACATGTACTGTACATCCAAGAAAGGAAGCAAAGAGTTAGATACCCATTCAGCTTTGAACTTGACAGAGAGAGCAGGATTGTTAAGCACATcacgaaaaggttggaagaaactAGGCATGTGGTGAAAGAGCAGATATGTACATATCGAAGCCTGAGAGAAGGGCACACTCCAATAGTAGGAAATAAAACAGTTATGCACTATTCCACATAAAGGTTAGCAAAAACAGGGGATAGAGGAGCCCACAGTAACACCAAAGGTTTAGGAATAAAATTTACCTTGAAAAGAAAAAAGTTGGAGTAAAAATatgatcaagaaagacatcaagaaagacatcactgGTCTTCACTCTTAAGAAAATTGAGAACGAGAGGGACTCAACATCAAGACTTAGTATCTTACAGGTCAGATGTGATTCAAACatgttcaatgaagtcttgagtgGCAGAGGTGAGCAGGAGTATAAGTGCCAAGGAAAGAAGtgagttttggccagccaagagtCAAGAAGATAAGAGACAGAACTTCTGGAGGAAATGAGATTCCCAATATTAATTTCTGAAAGTTCCCTTTGAATTTACAACTGCTACTGTACTTTCTTTAGTTTCAATTAGGTTAGGGGAAGGTTTTATAAATCTATAACATTTATATTTAACTACAAATaaaaaatttaagaaaaaaaaagtctgtgACATATCTTATAATGTGGTATAAACATTCACATATCTGTGTGCATGCATACTGCTTATGGTGTGAGAATGGGTTATCTACACTACAGAGATCCTATCACTTTCTActcttaaccttttcagggttggtgccgtacatGTATGACTTGAGAGCCAGGGTTGGTGCTATACTTaaatgccaaaattctagtgccttcaaattgagcgggagaaagctggtaggcctacatgtgagagaatgggtctgcatggtcagtgtgtgcagtataaaaaaaatcctgcagcacgcagtgcataatgagaaaaaaaaactcagtgtttttggtttaaaacagtgactttgcagtgtattttcgtatggtatttatagttgtattctcattttcttgttctaatttgatagaatggaaaatatattacagaatagagatgattttgattggtttcacaatgaaaagtaccttgaaattgagttcaaagtagtggaagtgttcgatttttgccaatgttcaagagtaaacaaatcatgccacgcgtccaatacacgtcaactggtgagtctaatattctttaacacgtgcactgatattatttataccatttttacaataatgcagtagtctgcataacagtaaatcatctatattttgagaataaaaattcaaaatggaaagcaagagtaatataagaggggcctggaaatgtgactaatgagcagagaaaaatgttattttagtgtcaggaatgtctgtcttgtttattctggaccctattttgaaattggcatcttttgaaatttgtgtgaaactgaccaaactgccaatttctgaccactttattgggtaatgaaatcggtaaatgggtgatttgttgtgctcaatcaatagaacaaatggagttctagcaaaatagctatgattttagtcaactggaacaatggaagtggctgaaaatagggctcaaagtgggcgaaatcgctgatgtgtaaatatcgctaaatttgcaagagcataatttcgcaagttttccatcaaatttcgtacttttgttgTCATTatcattgggaaaagattatctatcatttcataaggaaaaaaaaaattttgtttttgaAACTTTTTCAACCCTGAGAGTGGGTTAAGGATCGGGGGTCTTAACCCTCTAAGGGTTAAATTAATTTTTCTTCTATGTCCCTTTCTATGTTTAAATAGTTCTGATGTTAATTATTGTACATCCTTGATCTCACATTAGTGATTCATTATACTTTAATGTTTTTGCCTATTTCTTTTATTCGATGATTACTCATAGATTAcatcatccactgatctaccacaTCCATATAAAGCCTCTGTAATCAACCGAGTTTAatggattaatttttttttacacttatTTACATTTGGCAGAATTTATTTTCTCTGTTGTTTGAGCATCAAATGTATTTATGCTGGTATCACAgtaattatataaaataaagaAACTATGGTAACTAATAAAAAAAACTGCATATAAATTCTACCTTCTATCAATAGAATTATCACTTTATATACAGAGTAATGTATACAAAAATGGAAAGGAAAACTAATATTAAAAGAGACGACATTAAATTTCTTATAATACCAATCATTTAAAGTACATGGGAATATTTTAGTACTTCTTTAGTAAACCCCGAGTTGTTACAGCTTCACAAAAAAATTCTATCGTAGCTACTCATAACAGTCATTTTGCATTTGGTTTAAATGAAGTGTTTTGAACATAAATATTTCTGTTAGTATATTTGAAACAGTATTAAAATAAATTTTGGTATACAATATATTGCTCAAAATATTTTACACAGCAATAGTGCAGTTATAAAACTTAGTACAGTACTTATTATTTCTCAAAATTCTTCTCACAAAAATTATAATGGCTTAGAGTTCAAACTTTAAATCATAAACAGTTGTGAGTATTACAAAAATGGTAGTCTGAATTATTTAGATAATTTAGAAGAAAAATATTAACAATTTTTAAATGTCGGTGTTATTTTTTACTAAAAGTACCTAAATATAATCctttaaaaaaaaagtaacagTCTTTTGGCAAAGAAAATACATGAATCTGTTTCAAAACTTCATCTTAGAAGATATCTCAGATATAGATGAGTTACCATTCTAGTGTCTTAGTCTAGAAGATATCAGTTGTGAGTGTATTCAAGAAAATAATATATTCATATCTACAAGTTTAGCAAATAAATCTTTACCTTAATAACAACATGCTACTTGAACCAGTGAGATGTGACAACAATCATGCTTTATCTTGAATGCATTATAGTTTTATGAATCTATTGTTATTTACATGTTACTAAACTTTGGACTACAGTGCTTGTTATGTGGCACACACAGTAGTGAACATATATAACTTTGGGGAATCCAAAGAAGTGGCAACTTGCAGCTTACACTTGTAGACCTTCATAGCTAGGTCCATCACTTGGTGGCTCTTGTAGTCTGAGTCGAAGAtgagtcagtgtgttagttaggTGCCTTGAAATTTGATCTGTTTCTTCAGTCGTCTCCAAGTTTGCAAGATCTTCCTTCACTTTGCTAGTTAGCTGGTTAAGCATTGTCACAGTTACCTGAAATTTGATTTTTTCTTATtattacactttttttttaacacgacAGCCGTGTTATGTTACAAAAAAAGCTCTTATGATATAAAAAGGCTTAAAAACAAGAGAGAGCAGTATATTTTGCCAACAAGCTGAATGGAATGTGAAAAAAAGGGAATTCAAGCTGTACATTTCAGACTTGATATACACACTGTTGGTGCATATAATGCACTGCTTTAAAAATTCTGATTAATAGAAGTGTTACAAAAAACtcgatttctaataagcttagagatctccagtgaatactagaaaggactgcccttctagcatccagcctgttactgggttttcgtaacaattagtcagtatccttgtccaattatccattagaattcaataagaattaatagtgcttcaggattacaactggtaggctactaactagagaaattaaaatttaataaatttattaataattgtctaggcgtatatcaaattaaattaaatcaatactgtatcaacaaaataagaataatcacttctctcgtgtacagtattattgtgctgatagcacatatcacatatttatgtctaaagtaccgtctggtacattaacatttaataatacaatatacaaataagtttgtgtgtatgtgtgtaagtgctctaagtagttcgctgtgtctcacgactcgactagacttaaacaagtgactgacaaagtcctcacataaactaacttcttgaccacctggcaatcagaacagtctgcttgaacaataaaacgactgataagccgaacagcaatataacaagcaaaagtgacacagaatcaggaacaaggagataatataacgacactaagtagggaccataagaagatcctccacaaaagtcacaaaactcccatactactgaatctaagttcagcataagaaaatccccgactgtgatagtacacagataccagtacaaattaggtcagaagctacagctcaggacctgagttgctcagagtgtctatgcgacacacaacctcagtacaacgtcgaaaatcactaagtctatacaatgttctgtgaaccgagtctcacagaacctacaacaataatgagacagagacaatcttccaacaagggccaataagggagatttaggcacttcttgtctggaatacgtccaaccaccaagcgagtctagcccagactgaatacttcaggcgaggtgtgtacacccccccctcgatcacgtgatagctccgtggacagttgctgcacAGCAACAccgaagccggcagggaaacgagcaatgagcggtaattacagtagttaggcaatcaagacttgaactatgagcacataataataatatatgaaggttacatcctacctaacaaaagtaactaagtcaaataataatataaagcaatatatttacgatttagctattatcgcaaatataagcaatataaaattatatgaaaaggtaatatacattatatacatatacataatatacattgtgacccattcaggggttgcaacaagtaGTAAACAGAATTTTTCCATGAACATATTGCACTTCTAAATACTATATGGCATAAGAGCTTTCTTAATGTTAATTAACTGTGAATGTGTGCTAAAATCATGGTTTAGGGTAAATTCATCAAGAAACTAATACTACTGCAAGCTGGAGGCGTATTACCGGCGAGTGATGATAACTGCAGAGAAGTCCTTTACTAGTATACAATATTTCACATGTACATAACACATGTGAGATTAAACCAATTTAAACAGTGCAGAGGTCAGGTGCATGAATAAGGTGTATCAAGCCTTTGGTGAGGTACAGCACGCAGCCTATATCAGGTGGGCTGGTAGGCTCACCTAACATATACGTATCTCGCAACTgttatgtacttgtaaaaatccATGTGTTTAGCATTGTGCCAAAAAAGAACTCCACTGCAATTAGTCTTTATCACCAAAAAACATACTGTTCAGAGAGAGAGGATTTTCAATATGTAAGTAAATCAGATTGaagggaaggagtatggaggaaatgGATGTATATAGAAATCGGGGGTGGATATATCAGCAGAAAGGTTTACAAAAGACGAGATGACCCATAGAATAGATGAGAGAAAAAAGACGAGTGGTGTGTTGAAGTATCTATTGAAAGAACTTTATCTATGTAGGAAAAAGAGGGAATGtagcagagtatagtggtaccaatactttTAAATGGATGGGCATGAGGCATTGGTTTTGAACCTTCTTACAAGGAGATGGCAAAGGACAGTGGAGATGTTATACTTGAGAGTAATATGTGGTGAACATGCAAAAAATTTGAAACATAGAATTTAAAAGATGTGGGGTCATCAAGAGTATAATTTGGAAGGATGAGGTGGCTTGGGCATGTAAAGAGGATGGTGAGGGATAAGATGataaagagggtgtataaatctgggatggAAAGTAGGATGAGTAGAGATGATCCCAGGAATGGATGGAGaaggtaaaggaggctttgagtGGCAGGGGCTTGAGCACCCAGCGGGTGTGAATGAGCGTGATAAgaatgagtggagacaagtggtttttaatggacATGCTGTTGAAATGTGAGTAAGGTAagttttatgaagggattcagggaaaccaattaaCTGGATTTGAGTcttggagggttggggatgttgcagttggaGGGTAATCTGAActctgatgtcagcacacttctagcTAGACAACGATGAGAACACATTTTTGTTTATGTCTCAAGTTAGTTACTATTATTCATTTATAAAACTTCTGAGAAATTGGTTCAATATCCTATTACTGTACATTAATCTAGATTTGTCTGTTATTAAAAATTTTATGAacattcatgttttttttttcaacaaaccggccatatcccaccaagaacATTCATGAATATATATTCTAAATACCTAAATCTTACCTGTGAATTTCCTTTCTCATAGAAATAAATGTAGTGATTCAAGAGCTCAACAAAAAGTTGAATCTGTGTAGAAGGATCCATACACTGGTTAGCAATGCGAACAGCTTTCTTTAAGCATTCTAGAACACGTTTCTCATCACGCAGCTGAAAGACCAAAGTTTTTAGTTATTAACACTGGTTGAAAGACCAAAGTTCAAAGTTATTAACACTATCTTTTAACACTGCTGTGCAATATGTAGGAAGATAGAAACATGGAAATCTATTCAGTGTGACATCTTAGACCTAAGCTTTCACCATACATTATGAAGAGCTGTAAATGTTTATTAACTTATCAATAAATAAAGATTAACtgaaaaatggtatggtgatacttagaagatgtggaaaaagacactcacacacagttCAGGACACATATcagaggaaatgtttcaccactgacaaaacatttcctctaataaatgtcctgaattgtACACCGTGTCTTTTTCCAAAAGACTTATCTAATTGAGTTACAAGCAGTGACATGCATAATGGAAACTGATAAGCCAATGAGATACAGTGTACACAGAATTGAAATTTAAACAAAAGAACCTTTGTATGCCATGCTGCTGAAAATAATGGATAAGGTAGAATACATCGTTAATAGCAAAAGGTTATAAATTGTACTGATGAATTTACAAGACAAACAAAATACCTCTTCCTTGTTGGTGTGCTGTGATCGCGCTGACCAGAAGAGGTGTGAGCATGTTGTGACTCCCCGTGCCTGATCTGGCTTCTTCAGCAGTTTAGAAGCTGCCAGAGCGCACTGCGTTCTTAAAGGTTCGTGATTTTCTTCACTGAAACATGTTGTCTGCTGGAATGTACCCATTATCAGTGTCATGGCTGCCAGCTGAGCTTTGCTATCACTGATCTCATCTTCATAAAGGGAGAATGCCTGCAAATGAAGTAGTAAAATGCAATATTTCAataattaattatttttattcaCTCTTACTATTGTGTATTCATGCTCTCATTTAAAAGTTACTCTCTAACTCTTACTCACTTgcacaaatttatttaataaaatttaaaatcCAAATAGTGAAATAcagatacaatttttttttttttttaactttttaacaagtcggccgtctcccaccgaggcagggtgacccaaaaaagaaaaatccccaaaaagaaaatactttcatcatcattcaacactttcaccacactcacacattatcactgtttttgcagaggtgctcagaatacaacagtttagaagcatacacatataaagatacacaacatatccctccaaactgccaatatcccaaacccctcctttaaaatgcaggcactgtacttcccatttccaggactcaagtccgactacatgtatatgaaaataaccggtttccctgaatcccttcactaaatattaccctgctcacactccaacagatcgtcaggtcccaaataccattcgtctccattcactcctatctaacatgctcacgcacgcttgctggaagtccaagccccttgcccacaaaacctcctttaccccctctctccaaccctttcgaggacgacccctacccctccttccttcccctatagatttatacgctttccatgtcattctactttgatccattctctctaaatgactaaaccacctcaacaacccctcttctgccctctgactaatacttttattaactccacaccttttcctaatttccacactccaaattttctgcataatatttacaccacacattgcccttaaacaggacatctccactgcctccaaccgtctcctcgttgctgcatttaccacccaagattctataagagtgttggtacacagtggacccccggttaacgatataagaagtatgttcaggtactaatttgttctcataaggaatattgtgaagtagattagtctttCATACATTACCACTTCTAATTGGTCGCAGCGTTAAGCTCCATagatagataacgttttttgactccacatatacctcaatgcaccactcaccttttttccctcatcaattctatgattaacctcatccttcataaatccatccgccgacacgtcaactcccaagtatctgaaaacattcacttcttccatactcctcctccccaatttgatatccaatttttctttatctaaatcatttgataccctcattaccttactcttttctatgttcactttcaactttctacctttacacacattcccaaactcatccactaacctttgcaatttttctttagaatctcccataagcacagtatcatcagcaaaaagtaactgtgtcaattcccattttgaatttgattccccaaaatttaatcccacccctctcccgaacaccctagcatttcctcctttacaaccccatctataaatatattaaacaaccatggtgacattacacatccctgtctaagacgtacttttaccgggaagtagtctccctctcttctacacaccctaacctgagcctcactatcctcataaaaactctttacagcatttaataacttaccacctattccatatacttgcaacatctgccacattgctcctctatccactctatcatatgccttttctaaatccataaatgcaataaaaacttatacacaaataatactgttcacatatatgcttcaatgtaaacacttgatctacacatcccctacccactctgaaacctccttgctcatccgcaatcctacattctgtcttacctctaattctttcaattataaccctaccatacacttttcctggtatactcagtaaacttattcctctataatttttacagtctcttttgtcccctttccctttatataaagggactatacatgctctccgccaatccctaggtaccttcccctctttcatacatttattaaacaaaagtatcaaccactccaacactatatcccccctgcttttaacatttctgtcatgatcccatcagttccagctgctttaccccctttcattctacgtaatgcctcacgtacctcccccacacttacatcctgctcttcttcactcctaaaagatgatatacctccctgaccagtgcatgaaattactgcctctctttcttccttaacatttaaaagttcttcaaaatattctcgccatctacctaatacctccatctccccatctactaactcccctactctgtttttaactgacaaatccatactttccctaggctttcttaacttgtttaacacactccaattttttttttttttttttttttcaacaagtcggccgtctcccaccgaggcagggtgaccccaaaaaaaagaaagaaaatccccaaaaagaaaatactttcatcatcattcaacactttcaccacactcgcacattatcactgtttttgcagaggtgctcagaatacaacagtctagaagcatacacatataaagatacacaacatatccctccaaactgccaatattccaaacccctcctttaaagtgcaggcattgtacttcccatttccaggactcaattaAAAGAAAATTAAATCTTGAGAGAAGACAATTGTAATACTGTTTGTTGAAGTCAGCATTTTTAATCTCAGAGTCAGTGAACTGATCTTATAGAATGTCAATAAGACTATGAAGGTTGACTTTGTGAAATAAAAACAAACCCAATTCTTAATGTTTCATAAGAGCCCCTCACACTGTAAATGGAAATTATATACTATATACCTGAGACATAAACTCATAAGCAACTGTCTCGTGGTTTTCAAATTCAATGTTGTCAATGGCAAGAGCCCCTTGCAAGAAAAGTCTGAGTGGCAGCTCTGCATACTCTGCCTTGACAAGTGCTGTGATGGTCTGGTGGCAAAACTGGAAGATCTTGTGAACTTTTTTGCTCCACTTATCATCCTagttaaataaatgaataaatgtaATATCAACCATACTTAGAGCATTACTGAAATTTGCAATGATGTTAAATTATTCAACAGTACAGACTTTTAAGATTTAAATTATTCAACAGTACAGACTTTTAAGATGTTAagtctaacgaaaaaatatacaaaatatttaaatCCACATAGTTACTGTTCAGCACAGTAGTTCCACACTTAATGTGGTTGTTACACTCCTGACAATCACCATAAAACTTAAAGACATACAATATAAACCATTTAATACATAGAAACGATTTCTGATTACTGGTACATGCACATAACAGCCATATTATAATTTTACTGCAAGAAAACTTTCATGGACTGACAGCCCTTATGGTAATCACTGTACCTCTTCTCTCTCTGTGTGATATTTAAAAGCCAGTTGATAAGCCTGGAACACAAGTGGTGGTAGAGTGTACAACACTCTCTTattaccaccagcacccaggtgtTTGCGAGCAGTTGTCAAGATTAAATACTGTTGATCACTGCTGGAAGATTTGAAGAAGTGTAGGAACCTGTGGACACAAAAGCAAATTAATCTGATTTTACTATTCTTTGATAAACATTCTTCAAGTGAGGTATTATAACTCAGTATGTAAATGCTTTTTTTATATACAAGAGATGATGCAATTTATATTAAAACAACTCATAATTTTAAAGTTTCAATACTATAATCATAAGTTTTTTCTTCAGCTAGTAATTCATATCCTTCATGTCTTATTCCTAAAAGCTTCTCTTGTCTTATTCCTAGAAACTCCTCTTCATGTCTTATTCCTAGAAACTCCTCTTCATGTCTTATTCCTAAAAACTTCTCTTCATGTCTTATTCCTAGAAACTCCTCTTCATGTCTTATTCCTAGAAACTCCTCTTCATGTCTTATTCCTAAAAACTCCTCTTCATGTCTTATTCCTAGAAACTCCTCTTCATGTCTTATTCCTAAAAACTTCTCTTCATGTCTTATTCCTAGAAACTCCTCTTCATGTCTTATTCCTAGAAACTCCTCTTCATGTCTTATTCC
Protein-coding regions in this window:
- the LOC128704440 gene encoding vacuolar protein sorting-associated protein 35-like gives rise to the protein MPMEDTVSLQVSLVNLAQKCYPDEIEYVDKVLQNTLEVFQKLNIDKIHSGAALGKELSRLLRLPADNYNNLLTVLQLQYYTPLLSLLDYSGRKILSTYLVTNAVENETYVPTQEQVDAVLSMVASLICDQPDQPLVEPDPEDLAEEQGLLARFLHFFKSSSSDQQYLILTTARKHLGAGGNKRVLYTLPPLVFQAYQLAFKYHTEREEDDKWSKKVHKIFQFCHQTITALVKAEYAELPLRLFLQGALAIDNIEFENHETVAYEFMSQAFSLYEDEISDSKAQLAAMTLIMGTFQQTTCFSEENHEPLRTQCALAASKLLKKPDQARGVTTCSHLFWSARSQHTNKEELRDEKRVLECLKKAVRIANQCMDPSTQIQLFVELLNHYIYFYEKGNSQVTVTMLNQLTSKVKEDLANLETTEETDQISRHLTNTLTHLRLRLQEPPSDGPSYEGLQV